One Chryseobacterium tructae genomic window, AAGTTACTTTTAGCAACATCATTTTCAACCACTTCTATTGCTGTAGATACAATGACATCAGCATCTGTAAGGGCATTATTTTTATAGGGAGCTAATCTGAACATTAAAGCTGTAGCATCTTCAAAAGGAGCAATCACGGCAATATCGGAAAACCTTAAATAAGCCCTCGGCCTTGAAAACCTTCCATAGAAAAGCCCTGTTGCAATGGCAAAGGTAAGCAATCCCAGAAAAGCTTCAAAAGTAGCTACCAGACTGGCTAAAAATCCAACAGGAGCAATTCTTCCATATCCTACTGTTGTAAAGGTCTGCGAACTGAAAAAGAAAACATCAATAAATTCATTCAAAGGGTCACTTTTATCAATTCCCGTAAGGTGTTCTACTCCTATCAGGTAATAGATCATTGCAAATACAAGATTGATGAGGATATAAGCCACTACCAGGTATGAAATAAACCGAAATGAAGATAGATTCAGCATCGTGTGATACCAACTCAGGCTGTTGAAACATTCACTCCTGTTCTTTTCACATTTGGGAGGCCATCCTTATTGATAAACCTTCCTGAGGCATTGCTTCCAAAACCACTATTTTCAGTGTTTTTCTGGCGGATCTTTTTTCTGAACCCTCTTGTCATCTTATATCATTTGTTTCTGAATAATTTACTCCATGATCATTCACCTACTTCTATTTCCGGGTACAAAGATAAAATATTGTTTTCATGAATTTTATCAATCGAATCATTACTTATTCAATTTGATTTTACAGTACATTTGGAATATGAAAAAGCTTGAATCAAGAGAGGATATTGAACACCTGGTCAATTCATTCTATACCAAAGTAATAAAGGATGAAACCATTGGTTTCTTCTTTAATGATGTTGCCAAAGTAGATTGGGATAAGCATCTTCCCAAAATGTATTCTTTTTGGGAATCTATTCTTTTTGGGCAAATGACTTATAAAGGAAATCCAATGGGAGTACACTTTCCGATCAATGAAATACAGGCTATGGAACAAAAACACTTCGACAGATGGCTGGAACTATGGAGAACGACCATTGAGGAAAATTTTGTAGGTGAAAACGCTGATATGGCGATCTATAAATCCGAAAATATTGCCAAGTTGATGGCCTTTAAAATGGAATTAGCGAGAAGACTGTAATGCGTTGCAAATTTTCACGATACGAGTTTCGGGATATCTCTTTTAAGGGACAATGACCGTAAAAATATATGCAGCTAGATTCACCAATAGTACCGTTCCGTATAATATATTTGTTTTTCCACGGCTTAATGAAAGCATTACGATAAAGACAGAAAGGGAAAGGAGGATAATATCTTTTTTATCTAATCCCAAGACCAATGGAATATCATATGTAATACATACTGCGGAAACAGCAGGAATTGTTAATCCAATACTCGCTAATGCAGATCCTAATGCCAGATTTAAACTAGATTGTATCTGATTACTTCTTGCAGCTCTGATTGCTGCCACACCTTCCGGAAGAAGAACTACGGCTGCAATAATTACCCCTACAAGTGATTTGGAGCCCCAGCACTTTGTACCATTCCTTCAATCGTATTCGAAAGTCCTTTTGCCATTAATACGACAATTACAAGACAAACAATCAGGAAGCCGAAGCTTATCAAGGTTTTTGTTAAAGTAGGAATATAATGTTCTTCAGGATGTTCATCAGGAACTATAAAGTAACTTCTGTGTCTCACTGTCTGTACCATTAGGAAAACTCCATAAATTACAAGACATGCAATGGAAATAAATATAAGTTGTGCTTCATTATAGAAAGGCCCATTGACACTTGATGTAAAGTTAGGAAGAACCAGCGTAAGAATAAGAATTGAAACCGTACTTACCAGGTAAGTAGTTGCTGAAGTTCTTGCAAAGAATTGTTCATGATATTTCACACCACCTACCAAAATACAGATTCCTAAAATCCCATTCAGGATCAACATTACGGCAGCGAAAACGGTATCTCTGGCCAGCGTGATCGCCTGATCTC contains:
- a CDS encoding ion channel, producing MLNLSSFRFISYLVVAYILINLVFAMIYYLIGVEHLTGIDKSDPLNEFIDVFFFSSQTFTTVGYGRIAPVGFLASLVATFEAFLGLLTFAIATGLFYGRFSRPRAYLRFSDIAVIAPFEDATALMFRLAPYKNNALTDADVIVSTAIEVVENDVAKSNFYRLQTHLSKINTLALNWTVVHKIDEDSPFYGFSEADFKSTDIEIIVQVRAFDEVFSNTVVQRSSFVTGEIVYGAKFVPMYYPDKNNLATILDLDKINEYQKTDLPVQAGNKE
- a CDS encoding group III truncated hemoglobin translates to MKKLESREDIEHLVNSFYTKVIKDETIGFFFNDVAKVDWDKHLPKMYSFWESILFGQMTYKGNPMGVHFPINEIQAMEQKHFDRWLELWRTTIEENFVGENADMAIYKSENIAKLMAFKMELARRL